A stretch of DNA from Alphaproteobacteria bacterium:
GTTCATCCAAAATGGGGTTATAAACAACACCTGCAATGATTTCTTCTCCCTTTTTTAAAGCAAGAGAAACACAGAATTGAGGGATACCATGTAAGAAATTTAAAGTACCATCAAGGGGGTCTACAATCCAGCAGTGTTCGGGATCTGTGCCTGCAATCGCTCCGGATTCTTCCAACAAGAAAGAATATCCAGGACGGGCTTTAGAGAGTTCTTGAATAAGAATTTTTTCGGCCCTGTGATCTGCAGTTGAGACAAAGTCGCCCAGACCTTTCCGGGAAACTTGCAATTGTTCCACTTCTCCAAAATCTCGTGTTAAAGCCCGGCCCGCTTTTTCGGTGGCTGAAATCATAACATTCACAAGAGCAGAGCGCCCCGTTAGTCGCGCAGTAAGCATAATATTCTCTTTTCAATTATAGTGATGGACGCCAGAATCAGGATTTATTCCTTATTCTTTGGCACGTTCCACGTAAGTACGGTCATCCGTATTAATAACAATGCGCATTCCCGAACCAATGTGGGGGGGAACCATCACGCGCATGCCATTTTCCAAAACAGCTGGTTTAAAAGAAGACGAAGCGGTCTGTCCTTTCACAACAGGGTCAGCTTCAGCGATCGTTAAAATAACGGTGTCGGGAAGTTGAATGCTGAGGGGCTTTGTTTCGTACGAAGAAACATTAACAATCATTCCATCTTGCAAGAAATCTGCGGCGTCACCCACAAAGTCGCGGGATAAACTAATTTGTTCAAATGTTTGTTGATCCATAAAAATCAAATCATTGCCTTCGGCATAAAGGTATTGATAAGGCTGAGCATCAAGAAAGACGCGTTCGACTTGCTCTGCTGAGCGAAAGCGCACGTTTGTTTTGGTGCCTTCCGTCAAATTTTTCAATTCAACTTGCATATATGCGCCCCCTTTACCGGGCTGAGTATGCTGCGTTTTAACGGCAACCCATAATTTTCCTTCAAACTCGATAACATTCCCGACTCGAATTGCATTTCCACTTATTTTCATGAACGTCTTTTCCTCTTCTTTTGTAAAATTTAAGAGCGAGGACTTACATCCCGCATAGCTTAAATTGTTATCTCTGTCCTTTAAAAATGGTTGTTAACTCGGCGAGCATTTTGAGCCCTTCCGCTTGGGGGCGTTGGAAGGAATTTCTCCCAATGATAAGCCCATTGCCGCCGCCATTGGCGATGGCTCTCGCATCTTCTAAAACGCTCTTCACATCTTTAGCTTCTCCGCCGGAGAAGATGACCAAACGTCGACCATTGAAACAAGATTTTACAACATGTCGCACTCGATCCTCTAACGTGTCAATCTTAATCTTGTGCTGAATATATTGACGTTTC
This window harbors:
- the efp gene encoding elongation factor P, yielding MKISGNAIRVGNVIEFEGKLWVAVKTQHTQPGKGGAYMQVELKNLTEGTKTNVRFRSAEQVERVFLDAQPYQYLYAEGNDLIFMDQQTFEQISLSRDFVGDAADFLQDGMIVNVSSYETKPLSIQLPDTVILTIAEADPVVKGQTASSSFKPAVLENGMRVMVPPHIGSGMRIVINTDDRTYVERAKE